The following are encoded together in the Flavobacterium haoranii genome:
- a CDS encoding alpha/beta fold hydrolase, with amino-acid sequence MKKKKYNTTIPKYITFSFKILQTVSDKATVNLAKRLFITPIKYKIPEREIFMFENSKIEDLHIPKINKTIKVYHYGNQLSNNKILLVHGWSGRGTQLVKIANNFKDNYHIISFDAPAHGLSSGKTTMMLEFVESIIEINKKHGNLKYAIGHSLGGMAILNSINKHVHFDKIVLIGSGNSIKNIIKNYIKNLKLKEKYIDLLIQSFENELHDEMEKYSSYRVSENISTPTLLIHDKFDFDVPVEEAYHLHKYLKSSQLIITENLGHRKILGDKDVINQVSKFIQ; translated from the coding sequence ATGAAAAAGAAAAAATATAACACAACAATACCAAAATATATAACTTTTAGCTTTAAAATTTTACAAACTGTTTCAGATAAAGCTACAGTAAATCTTGCCAAAAGATTATTTATTACTCCCATTAAATACAAAATACCCGAGAGAGAAATTTTTATGTTTGAAAATTCAAAAATTGAAGACTTACATATTCCAAAAATAAATAAAACCATAAAAGTATATCATTATGGAAATCAATTAAGTAACAATAAAATATTACTTGTTCATGGTTGGTCAGGAAGAGGAACTCAACTAGTAAAAATTGCAAATAATTTCAAAGATAACTACCACATAATTAGCTTTGATGCTCCTGCTCATGGTCTTTCATCTGGAAAAACAACAATGATGCTAGAATTTGTTGAAAGTATTATAGAAATAAATAAAAAACACGGTAATTTAAAATATGCTATTGGCCATTCTTTAGGAGGTATGGCTATTCTAAATAGTATAAATAAGCACGTTCATTTCGATAAAATAGTACTAATTGGTAGTGGAAATAGTATAAAAAATATTATAAAAAATTATATTAAAAATCTAAAATTAAAAGAAAAATATATTGACTTATTAATACAATCATTTGAAAATGAACTACATGACGAAATGGAAAAATATTCATCATATAGAGTATCTGAAAATATTTCCACACCTACACTACTAATTCATGATAAATTTGATTTTGACGTCCCTGTTGAAGAAGCTTATCATTTACATAAATATTTAAAATCATCTCAATTAATTATTACAGAAAACCTTGGTCATCGAAAAATTTTAGGAGATAAAGATGTAATCAACCAAGTTTCAAAATTTATTCAATAA
- a CDS encoding M48 family metallopeptidase, producing MKSSIKIFIGLVFVLIVSCAKNPFTGKSTMAFVPNSQIFPSSFQQYNQFLSENKVIKGTADAKRITTIGMKIKTAAERYLSANGNVGYLDGYEWEYNLVESKELNAWCMPGGKIVFYTGILPICKDDAGIAAVMGHEVAHALANHGQQRMSAGLLQQLGAVGTQIAIGNKSPETQAMIMQAYGVGSNIGGMLPFSRSHESEADMIGLTLMAIAGYNPENAVALWERMSALGGQAPPEILSTHPSNATRIKELTALVPGAKKEAAKFGVTFK from the coding sequence ATGAAAAGTAGTATCAAAATTTTTATTGGACTAGTATTTGTATTAATTGTTTCATGTGCTAAAAATCCATTTACTGGGAAAAGTACAATGGCTTTTGTTCCTAATAGTCAGATTTTTCCATCTTCATTCCAACAGTATAATCAATTTTTATCTGAAAATAAAGTTATTAAAGGAACGGCAGATGCCAAGAGAATTACAACTATTGGTATGAAAATTAAAACTGCTGCAGAGAGATATTTGAGCGCAAATGGAAATGTAGGATATTTAGATGGATACGAGTGGGAATATAACTTAGTGGAAAGTAAAGAGCTTAATGCTTGGTGTATGCCAGGGGGTAAAATTGTTTTTTATACTGGTATATTACCAATTTGTAAAGATGATGCAGGAATTGCAGCTGTTATGGGGCATGAAGTTGCACACGCTTTAGCTAATCATGGACAACAAAGAATGAGTGCTGGTTTACTACAACAATTGGGAGCAGTAGGTACACAAATTGCTATTGGTAATAAAAGTCCTGAAACTCAGGCAATGATAATGCAAGCTTATGGTGTAGGTTCAAACATTGGTGGAATGTTGCCTTTTTCTAGAAGTCATGAAAGTGAAGCAGATATGATAGGTTTAACGTTAATGGCAATAGCTGGTTATAACCCTGAAAATGCTGTAGCATTATGGGAGAGAATGTCTGCTTTAGGAGGACAAGCTCCACCAGAAATTTTAAGTACACACCCTAGTAATGCGACAAGAATAAAAGAATTAACTGCTCTTGTACCGGGAGCCAAGAAAGAAGCCGCAAAATTTGGAGTTACCTTTAAATAA
- a CDS encoding MFS transporter codes for MRKLEKGSLKLRNAWAFYDWANSVYSLVISSAIFPLYFGFLFPKENPYLDFLGYTFKSTALISFVTAFAFLTVAFLSPLLSGIADFVGNKKRFMQFFCYLGALSCIGMYWFTKENIYFGILCFYTGLVGFWGSLVFYNSYLPDIAYNEQQDKLSAKGYSLGYIGSVILLLICLFIVLQNEGEAALAAMRLSFLLTGVWWLLFSQYTFYYLPIGNKGSNKVSHHVLFNGFKELLKVQKQLLGRIVLKRYLIAFFVYSMAVQTVMLVATYFGEQEINWKSDSEKTTGLIIIILVIQLVAVLGAIVTSYLSEKIGNIKSLLIINGIWAIICICAYFIVEPVQFYITAGFVGLVMGGIQSLSRSTYSKLLPDTQDTTSFFSFYDVAEKIGIVIGMLLYGFIDQLTGSMRNSIVFLTLFFIVGFFLLLRVPKEEN; via the coding sequence ATGAGAAAACTAGAAAAAGGTAGTTTAAAACTTAGAAATGCATGGGCATTTTACGATTGGGCAAATTCTGTTTATTCGTTAGTAATTTCTTCAGCAATTTTTCCATTATATTTTGGATTTTTATTTCCAAAGGAAAATCCATATTTAGATTTTTTAGGTTATACTTTTAAAAGTACTGCTTTAATCAGTTTTGTTACTGCTTTTGCTTTCTTGACGGTTGCTTTTCTCTCGCCATTGTTATCTGGAATTGCAGATTTTGTGGGAAATAAAAAACGTTTCATGCAATTCTTCTGTTATCTAGGGGCATTGTCTTGTATAGGAATGTATTGGTTTACAAAAGAAAATATTTACTTTGGAATATTGTGTTTTTATACAGGATTAGTAGGTTTTTGGGGAAGTTTAGTTTTTTATAATTCTTATTTACCAGATATTGCTTACAATGAACAACAAGACAAGTTAAGTGCAAAAGGATATTCTTTAGGTTACATTGGAAGTGTTATTTTATTACTTATTTGTTTATTTATTGTACTACAAAATGAAGGTGAAGCGGCTTTAGCAGCAATGAGACTGTCTTTTTTATTAACAGGAGTTTGGTGGCTTTTATTTAGTCAATATACTTTTTATTATTTACCAATAGGTAATAAAGGTTCTAATAAAGTTTCTCATCATGTTCTTTTTAATGGTTTTAAAGAGTTATTAAAAGTTCAAAAACAACTTCTAGGAAGAATAGTTTTAAAAAGATATTTAATAGCATTTTTTGTTTATTCAATGGCTGTTCAAACGGTAATGTTAGTAGCGACATATTTTGGAGAACAAGAAATAAATTGGAAGTCAGATTCTGAAAAAACTACAGGTTTAATTATCATTATTTTAGTTATTCAATTAGTTGCTGTACTAGGTGCAATTGTTACATCTTATTTATCTGAAAAAATTGGAAACATAAAATCATTATTAATTATAAATGGAATTTGGGCTATCATTTGCATTTGTGCTTATTTTATTGTCGAACCTGTTCAATTTTATATAACTGCTGGATTCGTTGGTTTAGTTATGGGAGGAATTCAATCTTTATCACGTTCAACTTATTCTAAGTTGTTGCCTGATACCCAAGATACTACTTCCTTTTTTAGTTTTTATGATGTAGCCGAAAAAATAGGAATTGTTATTGGTATGTTATTATATGGTTTTATAGATCAATTAACAGGTTCTATGAGAAATTCTATTGTTTTTCTTACCCTATTTTTTATAGTAGGTTTCTTCTTATTATTAAGAGTTCCAAAAGAAGAAAATTAA
- the lon gene encoding endopeptidase La — translation MPSSKIITFDNLSLQEMNEDAELIPLMTPEDEEEMNNELLPNDLPILPLRNTVLFPGVVIPITAGRDKSIKLINDANASGKVIGVVAQKDESVEEPTANDIYHIGTVARIIRVLKMPDGNTTVILQGKKRFEIDQITQSEPYFKATIKEVPEERPEKDDQEFDTIIESIKDLAIDIIKESPNIPTEATFAIKNIESKPFLVNFVSSNMNLFVKEKQGLLSIHNLKERALETLRFMNLELQKLELKNDIQSKVRFDLDQQQREYFLQQQMKTIQEELGGVSHEAEIEEMRNKAKSKKWDEKIAKHFEKEVSKLQRTNPNSPDFGIQRNYLELFLELPWGEFTHDNFDLKRAQKILDRDHYGLEDVKKRIIEHLAVLKLRKDMKSPILCLYGPPGVGKTSIGKSIAEALGREYVRMSLGGLRDEAEIRGHRKTYIGAMPGRILQNIKKAKTSNPVFVLDEIDKLSSSHNGDPSSALLEVLDPEQNAEFYDNFLEIGYDLSKVMFIATSNSLSTIQPALKDRMEIINMSGYTIEEKVEIAKKHLLPKQLKEHGLKETDLIIGKKQIEKIVTGYTRESGVRSLEKKIAQMVRYAAKSIAMEEPYNIKVTDEDIIEVLKAPRLERDKYENNDTAGVVTGLAWTSVGGDILFIESTISKGKGNMTMTGNLGTVMKESVSIAMEYIKSNAEELGIKAETLESNNIHIHVPEGATPKDGPSAGIAMLTSMVSSFTQKKVKKSLAMTGEITLRGKVLPVGGIKEKILAAKRANIKEIILCTENQRDIDEIKPEYLKGLTFHYVDTMKEVIDLAITNQKVKNPKKI, via the coding sequence ATGCCAAGTTCGAAAATTATAACCTTTGACAATTTGTCACTTCAAGAAATGAATGAAGATGCGGAATTAATTCCGTTAATGACTCCAGAGGATGAAGAAGAAATGAATAACGAATTGTTACCAAACGATTTACCTATTCTTCCTTTAAGAAATACTGTACTTTTTCCTGGAGTTGTTATTCCGATTACCGCAGGCCGCGATAAATCAATTAAATTAATAAATGATGCTAATGCTTCTGGTAAAGTAATTGGAGTTGTTGCACAAAAAGACGAATCTGTTGAAGAACCAACAGCTAACGATATTTATCATATTGGTACAGTAGCTAGAATTATTCGAGTATTAAAAATGCCCGATGGAAATACTACTGTAATCTTACAAGGAAAAAAACGTTTTGAAATAGATCAAATCACACAAAGTGAGCCTTATTTTAAGGCAACAATAAAAGAAGTTCCTGAAGAAAGACCAGAAAAAGACGACCAAGAATTTGATACAATAATAGAATCTATCAAAGATTTAGCTATTGATATTATTAAGGAAAGTCCAAATATTCCAACAGAAGCAACTTTCGCTATTAAAAATATTGAAAGTAAACCTTTTTTGGTAAACTTTGTTTCTTCAAATATGAACCTTTTTGTAAAAGAAAAGCAAGGTTTATTATCTATTCACAATCTAAAAGAACGAGCTTTAGAAACTTTACGTTTCATGAATCTAGAACTTCAAAAATTAGAATTAAAGAATGATATTCAATCTAAAGTACGTTTCGATTTAGATCAGCAACAACGCGAATATTTCCTTCAACAGCAAATGAAAACTATCCAAGAAGAATTGGGTGGCGTTTCACATGAAGCTGAAATTGAAGAAATGAGAAATAAAGCAAAATCTAAAAAATGGGACGAAAAGATTGCGAAGCATTTTGAAAAAGAAGTTTCTAAATTACAAAGAACAAATCCTAATTCTCCAGATTTTGGAATTCAAAGAAATTACTTAGAATTATTTTTAGAATTGCCTTGGGGTGAATTTACACATGATAATTTCGATTTAAAAAGAGCACAAAAGATTTTAGATAGAGATCATTACGGTTTAGAAGATGTAAAAAAACGCATCATTGAGCACTTAGCTGTGCTTAAACTAAGAAAGGATATGAAATCTCCAATCTTATGTTTATATGGACCTCCAGGTGTTGGTAAAACTTCTATTGGTAAATCAATTGCAGAAGCTTTAGGTAGAGAATATGTGCGTATGTCATTAGGTGGTTTACGTGATGAAGCCGAAATTAGAGGTCATCGTAAAACCTACATTGGTGCAATGCCAGGACGAATTCTTCAAAATATTAAAAAAGCAAAAACTTCAAATCCAGTTTTTGTTTTAGATGAAATTGATAAACTTTCTAGCAGTCATAATGGCGATCCGTCTTCTGCATTATTAGAGGTTTTAGATCCTGAACAAAATGCCGAGTTTTATGATAATTTCCTTGAAATTGGTTACGATTTATCTAAAGTAATGTTTATTGCTACTTCAAATAGTTTATCAACTATTCAACCAGCTTTAAAAGATAGAATGGAAATTATCAACATGTCGGGTTATACAATTGAAGAAAAAGTTGAAATTGCTAAAAAACATTTGTTACCAAAACAATTAAAAGAACACGGTTTAAAAGAAACAGATTTAATTATTGGTAAAAAACAAATTGAAAAGATTGTAACGGGTTATACAAGAGAATCTGGAGTAAGGTCTTTAGAAAAGAAAATTGCTCAAATGGTTCGTTATGCAGCAAAATCTATTGCAATGGAAGAACCTTACAATATTAAAGTTACCGATGAAGATATTATTGAAGTATTAAAAGCGCCAAGATTAGAGCGTGATAAATATGAAAATAACGATACAGCTGGAGTAGTTACTGGATTAGCGTGGACTTCTGTAGGTGGAGATATTTTATTCATAGAATCAACAATTTCTAAAGGAAAAGGGAATATGACCATGACAGGAAATTTAGGAACTGTAATGAAAGAATCGGTTAGTATTGCTATGGAATACATTAAGTCTAATGCTGAAGAATTAGGAATTAAAGCGGAAACATTAGAATCTAATAATATACATATTCACGTTCCAGAAGGTGCAACTCCAAAAGACGGACCAAGTGCTGGTATTGCCATGTTAACATCGATGGTTTCTAGTTTTACACAAAAGAAAGTAAAAAAATCTTTAGCTATGACTGGAGAAATTACCTTGAGAGGAAAAGTATTACCAGTTGGCGGAATTAAAGAAAAAATACTAGCAGCAAAAAGAGCTAACATTAAAGAAATAATTCTTTGTACCGAAAATCAACGCGATATTGATGAAATTAAACCTGAATATTTAAAAGGATTAACGTTTCATTACGTAGACACTATGAAAGAAGTAATTGATTTAGCAATTACAAATCAAAAAGTAAAAAATCCAAAAAAAATATAA
- the porQ gene encoding type IX secretion system protein PorQ — protein MLKRKLILFLLLTTLSNYAQIGGKYVYQFLNLTPSPRQAALGGKTVTVVDYDVNQAIYNPATINGDMHNQLAVNYGSYYGEVSYGSGAYAYTWDRHVQTFHTSVQYVNYGTFEGYDELGNATSDFTGSEAALSFGYAYNIPWTDFYVGANVKLISSTLESYNSWGAATDLGFLYIDQRNDINIGVSVRNLGFQIKPYDNTNEKLPLAIDAGISQLMEHVPIRWHLTLENLQQWNIAFSNPNRAQETLDGNTEEEKVSFFNNALRHVILGAELFPEKGFNIRLGYNFRRGEELRIIDQRNFSGISAGFGIRFGKVRFNYSYSRYTVAANTSLFGLMINLE, from the coding sequence ATGCTGAAAAGAAAACTGATTTTATTTCTTTTATTAACCACACTATCAAACTATGCACAAATAGGAGGAAAGTATGTTTATCAGTTTTTAAATTTAACACCATCGCCACGTCAAGCTGCACTTGGAGGAAAAACCGTAACTGTAGTAGATTATGACGTAAATCAAGCTATTTATAATCCTGCAACAATTAATGGAGATATGCATAACCAACTTGCCGTAAATTATGGAAGTTATTATGGAGAAGTTTCTTATGGAAGTGGTGCTTATGCTTATACTTGGGACCGACATGTACAAACTTTTCATACTTCAGTTCAATATGTAAATTATGGAACTTTTGAAGGTTATGACGAATTAGGTAATGCTACATCTGACTTTACAGGTAGCGAAGCTGCTTTGTCTTTTGGATATGCTTACAATATTCCATGGACAGATTTTTATGTAGGAGCCAATGTAAAATTGATTTCTTCAACACTTGAAAGTTATAATTCTTGGGGAGCTGCAACCGATTTAGGTTTTCTTTATATTGACCAAAGAAATGATATAAATATTGGTGTAAGTGTTCGAAATTTAGGTTTTCAAATAAAACCTTATGATAATACTAATGAAAAGTTACCATTAGCAATTGATGCCGGAATTTCACAATTAATGGAACATGTTCCTATTCGTTGGCATTTAACTTTAGAAAACCTTCAGCAATGGAATATTGCCTTTTCAAACCCAAATCGAGCTCAAGAAACTTTAGATGGCAATACAGAAGAAGAAAAAGTATCTTTCTTTAACAATGCTTTACGTCACGTTATTCTTGGAGCTGAATTATTCCCAGAAAAAGGATTTAATATTCGTTTAGGTTATAATTTTAGAAGAGGAGAAGAACTTAGAATAATAGATCAAAGAAATTTTTCAGGAATATCTGCAGGTTTTGGTATTCGTTTTGGAAAGGTTCGTTTTAATTATTCTTATTCAAGATATACAGTTGCCGCAAATACGAGTTTATTTGGTTTAATGATAAATTTAGAATAA
- the cmk gene encoding (d)CMP kinase: protein MKRITIAIDGFSSTGKSTLAKQLAKKLGYVYVDTGAMYRAVTYFAMQNNWVTENTLDKNSLINHLDEVHLKFHFNEALGFAEMFLNGVNVEQEIRTLEVSQNVSRVAEISEVRAKLVQQQQEMGRNKGVVMDGRDIGTVVFPNAELKIFMTASAETRAERRFNELIEKGQHVTFEDVLENVQQRDYIDTHRDDSPLVQAADAVVVDNSTLSKEEQFDVVLNLVNQYL, encoded by the coding sequence ATGAAAAGAATTACAATAGCAATAGATGGTTTTTCATCAACTGGTAAAAGTACACTAGCAAAACAATTAGCCAAAAAGTTGGGTTATGTTTATGTAGATACTGGTGCTATGTATAGAGCCGTAACTTATTTTGCTATGCAAAACAATTGGGTAACCGAAAACACTCTTGATAAAAATTCTTTAATTAATCATTTAGACGAAGTGCACTTAAAATTTCATTTTAATGAAGCATTAGGGTTTGCTGAAATGTTCTTAAATGGTGTTAATGTTGAACAAGAAATAAGAACTTTAGAAGTATCTCAAAATGTAAGCCGAGTAGCAGAAATTTCTGAAGTAAGAGCAAAATTGGTTCAACAACAGCAAGAAATGGGAAGAAATAAAGGTGTCGTTATGGATGGTCGCGATATTGGAACTGTAGTTTTTCCTAACGCCGAATTAAAGATTTTCATGACCGCTTCTGCAGAAACTAGAGCAGAAAGACGTTTCAATGAACTTATTGAGAAAGGACAGCACGTTACTTTTGAAGATGTTCTTGAAAATGTTCAACAGCGAGATTATATCGACACACATAGAGACGATTCTCCTTTGGTTCAGGCAGCAGATGCAGTTGTTGTAGATAATTCTACATTAAGCAAAGAAGAACAATTTGATGTTGTTTTAAATTTAGTGAACCAATACCTTTAA
- the rpsA gene encoding 30S ribosomal protein S1, with translation MAEINKTQEEFLANFNWHNYAEGIDAVDEKNLQEFEDLVAKTFVSTDDQEVVEGLVVRLTDRDAIVDINAKSEGVISLNEFRYNPNLKVGDKVEVLIDVREDRTGQLVLSHKKARTIKAWDRVIAAHDSGEIVNGFVKCRTKGGMIVDVFGIEAFLPGSQIDVKPIRDYDQYVNKTMEFKVVKINHEFKNVVVSHKALIEADIEEQKKEIIGQLEKGQVLEGVVKNITSYGVFIDLGGVDGLIHITDLSWSRINHPSEVLELDQKLNVVILDFDDEKTRIQLGLKQLNAHPWDALDANLAVGDKVKGKVVVLADYGAFIEVADGVEGLIHVSEMSWSTHLRSAQDFMKIGDEVEAVILTLDRDERKMSLGIKQLTQDPWTDITSKYPVGSRHTGTVRNFTNFGIFVELEEGVDGLVYISDLSWTKKIKHPSEFVNVGDKMDVVVLELDVEGRKLSLGHKQTTANPWDKHEDAFAVGTIHNGTIGEMVDKGATVDFGDDVVAFIPSRHLEMEDGKKLKKGDTADFKVIEFNKEFKRVVASHTAIFREEEEKVVKEAAASTSSNNNVEKSTLGDIDALAELKAKMEKGGN, from the coding sequence ATGGCTGAAATTAACAAAACACAAGAAGAGTTTTTAGCAAATTTTAACTGGCATAACTACGCAGAAGGTATTGATGCTGTTGATGAAAAAAACTTACAAGAGTTTGAAGATTTAGTAGCAAAAACATTCGTATCAACTGATGATCAAGAAGTTGTAGAAGGTTTAGTTGTACGTTTAACTGATAGAGACGCAATTGTTGATATCAATGCTAAATCTGAAGGTGTTATTTCTTTAAACGAATTTCGTTACAATCCCAACTTAAAAGTTGGTGATAAAGTAGAAGTTTTAATCGACGTTCGTGAAGATAGAACAGGACAATTAGTATTGTCTCACAAAAAAGCTAGAACAATCAAAGCATGGGATAGAGTTATCGCTGCTCACGATTCTGGTGAAATCGTAAACGGTTTCGTGAAATGTAGAACTAAAGGTGGTATGATCGTTGACGTATTCGGAATCGAAGCATTCTTACCAGGTTCTCAAATCGATGTTAAACCAATCCGCGATTACGATCAATACGTAAACAAAACTATGGAATTCAAAGTTGTTAAAATCAACCACGAATTCAAAAATGTTGTTGTTTCTCATAAAGCACTTATCGAGGCTGATATCGAAGAACAAAAGAAAGAAATCATTGGTCAATTAGAAAAAGGACAAGTATTAGAAGGAGTTGTAAAAAACATCACTTCTTATGGTGTGTTTATTGACTTAGGTGGTGTAGATGGTTTAATCCACATCACTGACTTATCTTGGTCTCGTATCAACCACCCAAGTGAAGTATTAGAATTAGATCAAAAATTAAACGTTGTTATCTTAGACTTTGATGATGAGAAAACTCGTATCCAATTAGGTTTAAAACAATTAAACGCTCATCCATGGGATGCTTTAGATGCTAACTTAGCTGTTGGAGATAAAGTAAAAGGTAAAGTAGTTGTTTTAGCTGATTACGGTGCTTTCATTGAAGTAGCTGACGGTGTTGAAGGTTTAATCCACGTTTCTGAAATGTCTTGGTCTACTCACTTAAGATCTGCTCAAGATTTCATGAAAATTGGTGACGAAGTAGAAGCGGTTATCTTAACTTTAGATAGAGATGAGCGTAAGATGTCTTTAGGTATCAAACAATTAACTCAAGATCCTTGGACTGATATTACTTCTAAATACCCTGTAGGTTCTCGTCACACAGGTACTGTAAGAAACTTTACTAACTTTGGTATCTTCGTAGAATTAGAAGAAGGTGTAGATGGTTTAGTATACATTTCTGACTTATCTTGGACTAAGAAAATCAAACACCCATCTGAATTTGTAAACGTAGGTGACAAAATGGATGTTGTAGTATTAGAGTTAGACGTAGAAGGTCGTAAATTATCTTTAGGTCACAAACAAACTACTGCTAACCCATGGGATAAACATGAAGATGCTTTCGCTGTTGGAACTATCCACAACGGAACAATCGGAGAAATGGTAGACAAAGGTGCTACTGTAGATTTCGGTGATGATGTTGTTGCATTTATTCCTTCACGTCATTTAGAAATGGAAGATGGTAAGAAATTGAAAAAAGGTGATACTGCTGATTTCAAAGTAATTGAGTTCAATAAAGAATTCAAAAGAGTAGTAGCATCTCATACAGCTATCTTCCGTGAAGAAGAAGAGAAAGTTGTTAAAGAAGCTGCAGCTTCAACTTCATCAAATAATAATGTTGAGAAATCAACTTTAGGTGATATTGATGCTTTAGCAGAATTAAAAGCTAAAATGGAAAAAGGAGGAAACTAA
- a CDS encoding ArsR/SmtB family transcription factor has product MGASKADFFTKEQNDLALLFKAMSHPARIAIIQYLLHVDSCICGDIVNELPLAQPTVSQHLKELKNAGIIQGNIEGTAICYCLNLETMQKIHYYFGEISQKLENKCC; this is encoded by the coding sequence ATGGGAGCATCAAAAGCCGATTTTTTTACTAAAGAACAAAACGATTTAGCGCTTTTGTTTAAAGCGATGTCACATCCTGCACGTATTGCAATCATACAGTATTTATTACATGTTGATAGTTGTATTTGTGGTGATATTGTAAACGAATTGCCATTGGCACAACCAACAGTTTCGCAGCATTTAAAAGAGCTTAAAAATGCAGGAATTATTCAAGGTAATATCGAAGGAACTGCAATTTGTTATTGTTTAAACTTGGAAACGATGCAAAAGATTCATTATTATTTTGGTGAAATTTCTCAGAAACTAGAAAATAAATGTTGTTAA
- a CDS encoding DUF6428 family protein: MKLSEIKQALSSLETIAFKLPNGELVQSHFHVTEVGKVTKHFIDCGGTIRNEEVVNFQLWEANDYDHRLHPEKLIHIIELFESKLGIPDLEIEVEYQMSDTIGKFDLDFDGKIFLLTSKLTNCMAKDKCGIPNEKPKVKIGEWKPNQTSCCTPDSGCC; encoded by the coding sequence ATGAAACTGTCAGAAATTAAACAGGCTTTAAGTAGTCTAGAAACGATAGCTTTTAAATTGCCAAACGGAGAATTGGTTCAAAGTCATTTCCATGTGACCGAAGTTGGTAAAGTAACCAAACATTTTATCGATTGTGGTGGAACTATTCGTAATGAAGAAGTAGTGAATTTTCAACTTTGGGAAGCAAATGATTATGATCATCGTTTACATCCAGAAAAATTAATTCACATTATTGAATTATTTGAAAGTAAATTAGGAATTCCTGATTTAGAAATTGAAGTAGAATATCAAATGTCAGATACGATTGGTAAGTTTGATTTAGATTTTGACGGAAAAATTTTTCTGTTAACATCAAAATTAACCAATTGTATGGCTAAAGATAAATGTGGTATTCCAAATGAAAAGCCTAAAGTAAAAATAGGAGAGTGGAAACCAAACCAAACTTCTTGTTGTACACCAGATTCAGGTTGTTGTTAA
- a CDS encoding class I SAM-dependent methyltransferase codes for MENTKKQHWETVFTTKAENEVSWFQKQPQTSMQLIQACKVAKNAAIIDIGGGDSYLIDSLLDLGYTNLFLLDISEAALARAKNRLGEKAKNVTFIVSDSLDFQSDVKFDVWHDRASFHFITDENDFQKYKTNVVNALNSGGHFILGTFSEDGPKKCSGLDITQYSVEKLEAIFEEDFELENCFTEDHETPFDTTQNFIFAHYIKK; via the coding sequence ATGGAAAACACCAAAAAACAACATTGGGAAACAGTTTTTACTACAAAAGCTGAAAACGAAGTGAGTTGGTTTCAAAAGCAACCTCAAACATCAATGCAGTTAATACAAGCTTGTAAAGTGGCTAAAAATGCTGCAATTATTGATATTGGTGGCGGAGATAGTTATTTGATAGATTCTTTACTCGATTTGGGTTATACCAATTTATTCCTGTTAGATATTTCGGAAGCTGCATTAGCGCGTGCAAAAAATAGACTTGGTGAGAAAGCCAAGAATGTTACGTTTATCGTTTCAGATAGTTTGGATTTTCAATCCGATGTAAAATTTGATGTTTGGCACGATAGAGCTTCGTTTCATTTTATTACAGATGAAAATGATTTTCAAAAGTATAAAACTAATGTTGTAAACGCTTTAAACTCTGGCGGACATTTTATTTTGGGAACTTTCTCAGAAGATGGACCAAAAAAATGCAGTGGTTTGGATATTACACAATATTCTGTTGAGAAGCTTGAAGCTATTTTTGAAGAAGATTTCGAATTAGAGAACTGCTTTACAGAAGATCACGAAACACCATTTGACACCACTCAAAATTTTATTTTCGCTCACTATATTAAAAAATAA